From a region of the Pongo pygmaeus isolate AG05252 chromosome 5, NHGRI_mPonPyg2-v2.0_pri, whole genome shotgun sequence genome:
- the KIAA1586 gene encoding E3 SUMO-protein ligase KIAA1586 homolog isoform X2, with product MGDPGSKIIESVPPAGPEASESTTDENEDDIRFVSILFPKMPKRQGDFLHFLNMKKVKTDTENNEVSKNHCGLSKAKEPHFEYIEQPIIEEKPSLSSKKEIDNLVLPDCWNEKQAFMFTEQYKWLEIKEGKLGCKDCSTVRHLGSKAEKHVHVSKEWIAYLVTPNGSNKTTRQASLRKKIREHDVSKAHGKIQDLLKESTNDSISNLVHKQNNKNIDATVKVFNTVYSLVKHNRPLSDIEGARELQEKNGEVNCLNTRYSATRIAEHIAKEMKMKIFKNIIEENAKICIIIDEASTVSKKSTLVIYLQCTIQSAPAPVMLFVALKELVSTTAECIVNTLLTTLNDCGFTNEYLKANLIAFCSDGANTILGRKSGVATKLLENFPEIIIWNCLNHRLQLSLDDSISEIKQINHLKIFLDKIYSIYHQPNKNQTKLLGTVAKELETEIIKIGRVMGPRWAACSLQAATAVWHAYPILYMHFSHSYAGLAKRLANINFLQDLALMIDILEEFSVLSTALQSRSTNIQKAQKLIKRTIRALENLKIGTGKYESQIEDLIKSDKFKDIPFNKNNKFNALPRNILLDNIIQHMNLRLLSDRNHEDIFNYFDLLEPSTWPYEEITSPWIAGEKTLFHLCKILKYEVDLNDFREFVNNNIKSNNVSIPTTIYKAKKIVSTIAINSAEAERGFNLMNIICTRVRNSLTIDHVSDLMTINLLGKELADWDATPFVKSWSSCNHRLATDTRVRQKSTSLP from the coding sequence attctGTTTCCTAAAATGCCAAAACGACAGGgtgattttttgcattttttaaatatgaagaaggtgaaaacagacacagaaaataaTGAAGTGAGCAAAAATCATTGCGGATTGTCTAAGGCAAAGGAACCACATTTCGAGTATATTGAACAACCAATTATTGAAGAAAAGCCATCACTTTcatcaaagaaagaaatagataatctTGTGCTTCCAGATTGTTGGAATGAAAAACAAGCATTTATGTTTACAGAACAATACAAATGGCTTGAAATAAAAGAAGGTAAATTAGGATGTAAGGATTGTTCAACAGTTCGGCATTTGGGATCGAAAGCAGAAAAGCATGTCCATGTGTCCAAGGAATGGATTGCATATTTAGTAACCCCTAATGGCAGTAATAAAACTACTAGGCAAGCTTCTCTACGAAAAAAGATTAGGGAACATGATGTTTCTAAAGCCCATGGTAAAATTCAGGATTTGTTAAAGGAATCAACTAATGATTCAATTTCTAATTTAGtgcataaacaaaataataaaaatattgatgctACTGTGAAAGTTTTCAATACTGTTTACAGTTTAGTAAAACATAACAGACCTTTATCTGATATTGAGGGGGCAAGagaattacaggaaaaaaatggagaGGTAAATTGTTTAAATACACGTTACAGTGCAACAAGAATAGCAGAACATAttgcaaaagaaatgaagatgaagATATTTAAGAATATTATAGAAGAGAATGCCAAAATCTGTATCATAATTGATGAGGCATCTACGGTTTCAAAGAAAAGCACCCTAGTGATTTATCTCCAGTGCACAATTCAGTCAGCTCCTGCACCTGTTATGTTATTTGTGGCTTTAAAAGAATTGGTGTCAACTACAGCAGAGTGTATTGTCAATACATTACTGACTACTTTAAATGATTGTGGTTttacaaatgaatatttgaaagcaaatttAATTGCATTTTGTTCTGATGGTGCTAATACAATCCTGGGAAGAAAGTCTGGAGTAGCTACAAAATTGTTAGAAAATTTTCCTGAAATCATCATTTGGAATTGTTTAAATCATCGATTACAATTGTCACTTGATGATTCTATATccgaaataaaacaaattaatcatttaaaaatatttcttgataaaatttattctatttatcaTCAACCTAATAAAAATCAAACCAAGCTTCTAGGAACTGTAGCTAAAGAACTTGAaactgaaattattaaaattggtCGGGTAATGGGACCAAGATGGGCGGCATGTAGTTTACAAGCTGCTACTGCTGTATGGCATGCATATcctatattatatatgcatttttctcattcttaCGCTGGTTTGGCAAAGAGATTAGCTAACATTAATTTCTTACAAGACCTTGCTTTAATGATTGACATTCTTGAAGAATTTTCAGTACTTTCAACTGCATTACAGTCAAGATCAACTAATATTCAGAAAGCACAAAAATTGATCAAACGTACCATAAGAgctttggaaaatttaaaaattggtacTGGAAAGTATGAATCTCAAATTGAAGATTTGATCAAGTCAGATAAGTTTAAAGATATTCCATTTAATAAGAACAATAAATTTAATGCTCTTCCTAGGAATATATTACTAGACAATATAATTCAGCACATGAACCTACGCCTTTTATCTGACAGAAAccatgaagatatttttaattactttgatTTGCTAGAACCTTCCACATGGCCTTATGAAGAAATAACTTCACCATGGATAGCTGGtgaaaaaacattatttcatttgtgtaaaattttaaaatatgaagttgATTTGAATGATTTTCGGGaatttgtaaataataatataaaatcaaaCAATGTTTCAATTCCTACAACTATATACAAAGCTAAAAAGATAGTTAGCACCATTGCAATCAATAGTGCTGAAGCTGAAAGGGGTTTCAATTTAATGAACATAATTTGTACAAGGGTGAGAAATAGTTTAACAATAGATCATGTATCAGATTTAATGACAATAAATTTACTGGGGAAAGAATTAGCAGATTGGGATGCAACACCGTTTGTAAAATCTTGGTCAAGTTGCAAC